Proteins encoded in a region of the Pseudomonas putida genome:
- the calA gene encoding vanillin reductase, with the protein MYTAIGYAAQTPTSPLAPMTFERRSPRPDDVAIEILYCGVCHSDIHQARNEWGIAVYPLMPGHEIIGRVTAVGDNVTAHKVGDLVGVGCMVDSCRTCEACAKDLEQYCLEGPTMTYATPDRVDGSNTMGGYSSSIVVSEHFVVRIPAGMDLPSAAPILCAGITTYSPLKHHGVGPGHKVGILGMGGLGHMGIKLAKALGAQVTLFTRSQAKAEEARRQGADHVIVSTDVEQMRAAAGRFDFLLDTIPVQHDLNPYLETLKFDGVHILVGLIEPIDPAVHAANLVMKRRVLAGSLIGGIAETQEVLDFCAEHGIRCDIEMLDIRNINQAYERMIAGDVKYRFVIDMATLQG; encoded by the coding sequence ATGTACACCGCCATCGGCTACGCCGCCCAAACCCCCACCAGCCCCCTGGCCCCCATGACCTTCGAGCGCCGCAGCCCGCGCCCGGACGACGTCGCCATCGAGATCCTGTACTGCGGTGTGTGCCACTCCGACATCCATCAGGCGCGCAACGAATGGGGCATTGCCGTGTACCCGCTGATGCCTGGCCACGAGATCATCGGCCGGGTTACAGCGGTGGGCGACAACGTCACTGCGCACAAGGTCGGTGACCTGGTCGGCGTCGGCTGCATGGTCGATTCGTGCCGCACCTGTGAAGCCTGCGCCAAGGACCTGGAGCAATATTGCCTGGAAGGCCCGACCATGACCTACGCCACCCCGGACCGGGTCGATGGCAGCAACACCATGGGCGGTTACTCCAGCAGCATCGTGGTCAGCGAGCATTTCGTGGTACGCATCCCGGCCGGCATGGACCTGCCCAGCGCTGCACCTATTCTGTGCGCCGGCATTACCACTTACTCGCCACTCAAACATCACGGCGTCGGCCCGGGCCACAAGGTCGGCATTCTCGGCATGGGCGGCCTGGGCCACATGGGTATCAAGCTTGCCAAGGCCCTGGGTGCGCAAGTGACCTTGTTCACTCGCTCCCAGGCCAAGGCCGAGGAAGCCCGCCGCCAGGGTGCCGACCATGTGATCGTGTCCACCGATGTCGAGCAGATGCGCGCCGCTGCTGGCCGCTTCGATTTCCTGCTCGATACCATTCCGGTGCAGCACGACCTCAACCCGTACCTGGAAACCCTGAAGTTCGATGGCGTGCACATCCTGGTCGGGCTGATCGAACCGATCGACCCGGCGGTGCATGCAGCCAACCTGGTGATGAAGCGCCGAGTACTGGCGGGGTCGTTGATCGGTGGCATCGCCGAGACCCAGGAAGTGCTGGACTTTTGCGCTGAGCACGGTATCCGTTGCGATATCGAGATGCTGGATATCCGCAATATCAACCAGGCGTATGAGCGGATGATCGCCGGTGACGTGAAGTACCGGTTCGTGATCGACATGGCCACGTTGCAGGGCTGA